CAAATGGCATCTTGGAAGCGACATACCAAGTGGCTTCCTCACATTGAAGGGTGGAAGCGACATACCAAGTGGCTTCCTCACATTGAAGGGCGTTGGAGGACATCGTTAGTAGGATGAAGATGACTAGAACTAGAAAGCTTGTTGTTTGTATTAGCAAATTGAAGtttagtgaaaaaaaaaagtttggaaAAGACTAAGCAACTAGAACAACCTAATGTTCCTATAAAAGCCTGATATGAATCTTATGTTGTGTCACGTCGATTGAACCTAAGTTTATTTACAACCGGTTCAAAATAGCAAATCTCGTATTTACATGTCTTTATGCTGACCCCGAAAGCTTTTCCACCAAACCATATCGATCAAGAAAGCAATTCCTTCTTTGCAACGGCGCCAACAAATTATACACGTCCCGCAGCgcactcacaagtcacaaagcCTCAGCCACGAGCCACGCATCGACCGCCAGACGGATCGCGTCGCCGGAACAAAAAAGTGCCGAAAAGAACTTTCGAAAACCCACCGCGTCCCGACCTCAAAAACACCCAAAACCCGCCCACGGTGCGGCACGGCAACCAAACCACCCGGCCACGGCGCACGCGACGCGACCAACCACGCCCACCGCGCGGCACGACTCGCGTCGCGGGCGTGTCGAGAGTCCGGAAACACCCACGCCTACCGGACCCGGCCCCTCGCCCTCGCCACGCCCCGCTTTCCTTGTcgacgacgccgtcgtcgtcgccgccgcgcgcccccaAGACCATGCCGACACCTGGATGCGATAACCGGGTGTGTANNNNNNNNNNNNNNNNNNNNNNNNNNNNNNNNNNNNNNNNNNNNNNNNNNNNNNNNNNNNNNNNNNNNNNNNNNNNNNNNNNNNNNNNNNNNNNNNNNNNCCCCCTTCCTTTCCCACgcagccgcgcccgcgccctcgcTACAAACGGTAGCTAGCTGGCCTAGCTTCTCCGCCACAGCTCCCACGGGCCACGGCGCAGCTACCGCACGCGGGCGACGAAAAGCCAAGCCACCAGCAGagggtggagggcgagcaaccGAACCGCCCCTTCCCCTCTCTCTTCGCCCCCGGATCTCGCATgcgcggtggcggccgccgccgcgcgcgacgGGGGAGGGCGAGGAGCCAGTAGGGGGCGGGCCCCTGagtggccgacggcggcgcgatGAGGGGAGCGCAGCTGGTGGGGAGGTGGGTGGAGTCCTACACGGGGATGTCGGCGGACAACATCAAGGGCCTGCTGCTCGCGCTCTCCTCCAGCCTATTCATCGGCGCCAGCTTCATCGTCAAGAAGAAGGGGCTCAAGaaggccggcgcggccggcgtcCGAGCAGGTGAGGCTCTGTCGGGCGCCTCTGGCTCTGGCTCTGCTTGGGACCCGGTCGCCTCCCTCCCACTGGCCAGTCCAGCAGGCGGCGACCGTGCTTTGATTCGCTGCCGGCGTGCTGGGTTTGCCGCTTGGATCTGTTAGCTGCGCGCGGGCTGGATCTCGGCTGCAGTGTCGGTGTGTAGTGGTAGTGGAGCCCAGTTAGGACTTGGGTGGTAAGCACTGAGCACATTGGAGATTGGTTAGCTCGTGCGAAGCAAGAATTGGGGTTTTAATTGGAGCTGGTCTGTAGAAAATGTAGTTCAAGTAGGAACTGCTTATACTTGGTGTTGATCCTGGAAGATCACTAGCAGCATAGTCGATTTGCTGGCACATGATGGTGGCACAGTGATGCATATGTTATGATGCTGATGCATTTCAATCCAGACTATTTAGTTCCTAATGCTTCAGTATGGCTTTGATAAATTTGAAATATAGTGAGTGCATATGTATGGCGCAAACAAAGTTACAAACATTCCTAGAGTAGCAGGGACAAAAACACATGCTCAGTTGCTCAGTTATTGAAATGTTTTGATTGCAAAAGATATGTAAAAATCCTTTTTGTCGGCTTATGCCACCCAAGAGTTAAAACTTCCATTGATACTTGGTGAACTACGTACAATTGACCTCTGATCAACTATTGGTGTTATGTAACGTCTGCCTAGCCTATTCCGCTTCTATCTTGCTAGATTAGttctaatattcatgttattAATTACACTTACTTTGCTGATTTCCAACAGGTGTCGGTGGCTACTCATACTTGCTTGAGCCACTGTGGTGGGCGGGAATGATAACAAGTGTGTGTTTCCTTCTGATTAAATAGAGTTCTGATATTGCAACTTTGTTCCATTACATGGTACCAATGATATACTGTACTCTGTTTCAGTGATTTTTGGCGAGATCGCTAACTTTGCAGCCTACGCATTTGCTCCTGCTATCTTGGTCACTCCACTTGGTGCACTTAGCATAATTATTAGGTAAGGATTAAGCTCGAATGTGATCTCCAATTGGTACAGTAACATCATCCACTGCTTATGTTTTCTGTAAATCTGATTGTTTTGGCGTGTCTCATGCAGTGCTGTTCTTGCCCATATTATGCTGCGGGAGAAGCTTCACATATTTGGTATACTTGGGTGTATTCTTTGTGTTGTGGGTTCGACAACTATTGTGCTTCATGCCCCTCCTGAACGTCAAATTGAGTCTGTGGCAGAAGTGTGGGATCTTGCTACTGAACCAGGTACTCTGATTTCTTCGTGCATTTGTTAACTCATATGAATCCTAACATACTATTTTATTAAGTGGTATGAATATCAACATACTAATTTATCAGGTACTAAGGTTTAAATTTTGTCCTGCAGCATTTCTACTCTATGCAGGCATTGTGCTTGCAGCAGCTTTTGTGCTTATATTCCGTTTTGCCCCTCAGTATGGTCAGACATACATCATGGTTTATATTGGCATCTGTTCTCTTGTGGGATCTTTATCGGTATGGATCTCACTGGTTAAAAATTGTTTTCATGTGAATACACAACTCTTCTCAAGAAGCTAGGATATAAATGTTTTCCATCTATTTTTCGCTTGTTTTGAAGGTCATGAGTGTCAAAGCTCTTGGGATAGCATTGAAGCTGACATTTTCAGGGATGAACCAGCTAGTCTATCCACAAACATGGGTGTTCTCATTTGTTGTGGTCTCGTGCATAGTAACACAGATGAACTATCTGAACAAGGTATGATCAATACTGGGTCATGTACAGTAACTTGGATTCATGTAAATTGAAATTTGTCTTGTGGTTAgaccaaataaaaaatattttccttGTGGCTATTGTCCTCTGTTCTACATTATTTTCAACTTGGTAAAATTAAATTTTGCAGGCCCTTGACACATTCAACACTGCAGTTGTTTCGCCCATATATTACACGATGTTTACATCTTTGACCATTTTGGCTAGTGTGATAATGTTCAAGGTAACAGACTCTGaccttaatatattttttacatgATTGTACACCGAACTTTGACTTATGTCTTAAACAGTGACTTAGGCATACTAACTTGATTTAATAATCTTGTTTAGCCTGAAATATCAATAAGTACGCTGGATAGCAGACTTTACTTTGAATGGGTCAAGTGCTGGATTACTAGCAGGCATTTTTTACATTGTGCATTGATGGAATGATGGTACAACTCCACACGCCCAATTAAACTTAACTTATAATTAATATTTGCAGTTTTTTTCTCCGTATAAGTATGTAATCTTTTCATGACACAAAAATTTCAGTTTTGAACCCGTAAACTCTCCATCCATCTTTCTGATGATAACTTGAATTTTGTTTGCTCCCATTTTTGGTTGATGGCATCAAGTATTGCAGTTACCCCAGTTATCTTGCTGGTTGAAATCCAATATTCTGAATTCCACTTAATAAATGAGACGCAACACGATTCAGTAAATCAATAGTTCAAAACAGCCCAGCAATAGCTTAGATAGTGGCCCTTCCACTTTGGTATAGTTGACCCTACCTATTGACTCAAGGTAAGATCGCTGACTCAAGGTTCATAGGAAGGGGGAAGCCAGATGTAGTGGGATGTAGGCTTCAATCGTTTTGTACTTTTTCACTACATActtattattatttattttgtgtTCAGAACTTGAGGGACTAATTTTTTGGACAAAGTTTCTGAAATTTGTTAAGGTTTCATCCACAGTATTCTTTATACTAAAGATGCTCAAAGAATCATAGTTGTCCAGTTTGAGGACCACTCTGCTATCAACAGGACTAATTGGGGGATCTATTGGTCAGTATGAGTAAATAAATATCTAAAATCAATACTGGCAAACCTGCCAGATGGCGACAAAATTTTCGGTCACAAGAAACACATTATTGAGAAAGCATAGTAGGAAGGCTGATAGCTATGCCGGATAGCCAAAACAGGTGCACCAGTGAATGCCCCTTTCTTGTGAACTTTGGAACTATATTAATGTCAACTCTGATTGCATGCAGGACTGGGATCGTCAAAATCCGACACAAATTGTCACGGAAATGTGTGGCTTTGTTACGATCCTTTCTGGGACTTTTCTTCttcacaagacaaaggataTGGTGGATGGTATGCTGACATTTACTCTCCCTTATGACATGTAATGACTTCTATCAATAATATATTCTTATTGGTCCACATCACAGGTCTCCCACCAAATTTACCCATCCGACTTCCTAAacatgaggatgaggatggctACGCCGCTGAAGGAATTCCTCTAAGGTCTGCTGCTGATGGCATCCCACTCAGGTCGCCAAGGGCCACAGATTCATTTCGGTCATCATGATGTGCCACTGAGATTTGCAAGTGCACTCAAATCATGATGCTTCAAGGATTATACTCAGCAACCTTCGGTCCTAGACATGGGAAGGGAAGAATGGCCCTCCATTCATTCACCCATTGGGTACAGAAGATAGGTTTTGACTGTAGGAGATCAAAAGGTAACAGCTCGGTTCCCCCTCTGTAATTTCTGAGGCATTGGTACAGGATATTGAGGATTATATCAGGTATACTTTTCTGGGTACGATAGCCAGGTTGGCCAAGAATCCAAGTTTTGGGTTACATGTAAATCGCGGTGAGCCGTATTGGTCACGTTCTTGAACTGTTGTATTCTTTCAACACGACTCAGCAGAATACAGGAAGATTTGAACAAGCACATCATGCCATTAGCCATTTATACGAAGGAAGAAGTCCATTTTTGGCCATCCAACTATCGCCTCAGTTTGGTTTTGACCATCAAACCGCAAAATCAGAAATTTTTGACCACCCAACTCTTAAAACCGTTCATATTTGGTCATCGTGCGGTTTTGGTGGATGATTTTGACTTGTTTTGACTGCCACGCTGTACTCACCCACCATGTCAGCATGTTGACTCGGATGGAATCCACACGTCAGTCCTCACTCCCTTCCCCACCGTCTCTCGCTCCCTCCCTGCCTGTCCTGCACCGCCTTGAGCTCGTGTCGTCGTCGCCCTAGCCCCTGCGTCCTGACCTCGTGTCGTGCGGACGGCGCGTCCTGACCTCGCGTCGTGCGGACGGCGACAGCCAGTTGGCTAAGGGTCTCCGTCTCGTGCTCGCTTCACCCCTGCTCACGCTCGCTCCACCTCGGCCCTGCCCGCCGTCGCCGTATCCACCTCCTCACTAGCGTCGCTCATCTCCACACGGCCGTTGCGTCGCGACGGACAAGCTCGGTTTGTCGGAGCACCCGCGGCGGCATGAGGTTGGAGGCGCCGGATCTTGGTAGagctgagccgccgccgctagcgCCCTCGCGGCGTGAGGCTAGCGGGGCGGGGGTAGGGCCAGTGCGTGGCTTGAGGTTGAAGATGACGGTGCGTGGGTAGccgctgtcggtgtttagacctgtcAACCTAACAaggggggtgcccaaggtagtgttcagtgtgtggggctcgtcgagattaggaactcgaaggtgaacttgaacacacgatttagacaagttcggaccgctagattgcataataccctacattctgtgtgttggttgtattgaattgctttggaggggagtccctgcctcaccttatattatcgagggcaaggttacaggtcggttgtttacaagaatactaatcggattcgactagatgagtcctactctaattactacgagtagtttcctcatcctcgactagttcctatcttgctATGTAGATCACACCATCctgcactgtagtctccatACCTCAcatgtctcggtgtccagctctatatctaggactatccaaatcttctggtgggctcatagatgtatgtatgacaagcccccgagtactgttggggggaaatattaacgatcccctaaaatACCGCTTAAAGAAGCAGACacgaaggcccgggcccacctaagcatgatcaaagctccgcctcgcccgaccaaggcGCCAGGGTCGGAGACGCCCGACCCCC
This sequence is a window from Setaria italica strain Yugu1 chromosome III, Setaria_italica_v2.0, whole genome shotgun sequence. Protein-coding genes within it:
- the LOC101753773 gene encoding probable magnesium transporter NIPA4 is translated as MRGAQLVGRWVESYTGMSADNIKGLLLALSSSLFIGASFIVKKKGLKKAGAAGVRAGVGGYSYLLEPLWWAGMITMIFGEIANFAAYAFAPAILVTPLGALSIIISAVLAHIMLREKLHIFGILGCILCVVGSTTIVLHAPPERQIESVAEVWDLATEPAFLLYAGIVLAAAFVLIFRFAPQYGQTYIMVYIGICSLVGSLSVMSVKALGIALKLTFSGMNQLVYPQTWVFSFVVVSCIVTQMNYLNKALDTFNTAVVSPIYYTMFTSLTILASVIMFKDWDRQNPTQIVTEMCGFVTILSGTFLLHKTKDMVDGLPPNLPIRLPKHEDEDGYAAEGIPLRSAADGIPLRSPRATDSFRSS